The following proteins come from a genomic window of Thermoproteus sp.:
- a CDS encoding isopentenyl phosphate kinase: protein MYVVKFGGSAITDKKRPYTYRWGRLRAAASALRGHAAILIHGAGSFAHPHVRTFGVTPMGISYTKAALRRQTAMVVEDLAAVGIYAMPVEPSDVFWGMRLVRREPLDSALSSGLYPLLHGDIVPSDGGYVVISGDDIAVELAALYRPDAVVFLMDVDGIYTAEPGTPGAVKLRTIASAVVEGGAAGIDVTGGVAKKIEAGRKIAELGVPVYYCSIDDVDAVRKITRGESPDTCTAIEP from the coding sequence ATGTATGTTGTTAAGTTTGGCGGTTCGGCGATAACAGACAAGAAGAGGCCCTATACCTATAGGTGGGGCAGATTGAGGGCGGCAGCCAGCGCGTTGAGGGGCCACGCGGCTATTTTGATACATGGGGCTGGCAGTTTCGCCCATCCTCACGTGAGGACTTTCGGCGTTACGCCTATGGGCATTTCCTACACCAAAGCCGCGTTGAGGAGGCAAACCGCTATGGTCGTCGAGGATCTAGCCGCTGTAGGCATCTACGCCATGCCCGTAGAGCCTAGCGACGTCTTTTGGGGCATGCGGCTGGTCCGACGGGAGCCTCTGGACTCCGCCCTATCGTCCGGCCTATATCCCCTCCTCCACGGCGACATAGTGCCCTCAGATGGCGGGTATGTCGTCATAAGCGGTGACGATATAGCCGTGGAGCTCGCCGCATTGTACAGACCCGACGCTGTGGTCTTCTTGATGGACGTAGACGGCATATACACCGCAGAGCCCGGAACCCCGGGGGCGGTTAAACTGCGTACTATCGCCAGCGCTGTGGTCGAAGGCGGCGCCGCCGGCATCGACGTCACGGGCGGCGTGGCCAAGAAGATTGAGGCTGGCCGCAAGATCGCGGAACTGGGAGTCCCCGTCTACTACTGCTCTATCGACGACGTCGACGCCGTCAGGAAGATAACAAGGGGGGAAAGCCCGGATACCTGTACCGCAATAGAGCCTTAG
- a CDS encoding polyprenyl synthetase family protein, with translation MDILTRLHEKYGAEIENALVKYLSIDLAPDFREEVLYQITTGGKRLRPILTLTVAEALGDFKKAVPAAAIVELIHNYSLIYDDIIDRGEVRRNKPTTRAAFGDYAAILIGIWYREAIEEAVLETPKPLEFARDVANVIKAIDEGERLDILFELAGRDDPYFVKARWPEVRLEDYIKMVSLKTGALIAAAAKWGAMSVVDDKALIESAWDFGMNAGIAFQIIDDVLDIFGDPKKFGKEIGKDVKEHKRGNIVILLGLAELDGDAKTELLSILSRPVVSDEDAKRAVALLERTDAKERALRLADEYREKALRSLERLPHSRDLEELAAFIVQRQF, from the coding sequence ATGGACATCTTGACGAGACTCCACGAGAAATACGGCGCGGAGATCGAGAACGCCCTCGTGAAATACCTCTCCATCGACTTGGCCCCCGACTTTAGGGAAGAGGTCCTTTATCAAATAACTACAGGCGGGAAGAGGCTTAGGCCCATCTTGACCTTGACTGTGGCCGAGGCGCTGGGCGACTTCAAGAAGGCGGTGCCCGCGGCGGCCATCGTGGAGCTCATACACAACTACTCGCTTATATACGACGACATAATAGACCGCGGAGAGGTGAGGAGAAACAAGCCGACCACTAGGGCGGCCTTCGGGGACTACGCCGCAATACTGATAGGGATATGGTATAGAGAGGCCATAGAGGAGGCCGTGTTAGAGACGCCCAAGCCCCTCGAATTTGCGCGAGATGTGGCTAACGTAATAAAGGCCATAGACGAAGGCGAGAGGCTTGACATACTCTTCGAGCTCGCCGGGAGGGACGACCCCTATTTCGTCAAGGCCAGATGGCCCGAGGTGAGGCTTGAGGACTACATCAAAATGGTCTCCTTAAAGACCGGCGCCCTAATAGCGGCGGCGGCCAAATGGGGCGCCATGAGCGTCGTCGACGACAAGGCACTAATAGAGTCGGCGTGGGACTTCGGGATGAACGCCGGCATCGCCTTCCAGATTATAGACGACGTATTGGACATATTCGGAGACCCCAAGAAGTTCGGGAAGGAGATAGGCAAAGACGTCAAGGAACACAAAAGGGGCAACATCGTGATCCTACTCGGCCTTGCGGAGCTCGATGGGGACGCCAAGACGGAGCTCCTTTCGATATTGTCCCGACCTGTCGTCAGCGACGAAGACGCCAAGAGGGCAGTTGCCCTATTGGAGCGCACTGACGCCAAGGAGAGGGCGTTGAGGCTCGCCGACGAGTATAGAGAAAAGGCCTTAAGGAGCTTGGAGAGGTTGCCCCACTCTAGGGACTTGGAGGAGCTGGCGGCCTTTATAGTCCAGAGGCAGTTCTAA